In Rhineura floridana isolate rRhiFlo1 chromosome 6, rRhiFlo1.hap2, whole genome shotgun sequence, one genomic interval encodes:
- the PRICKLE4 gene encoding prickle-like protein 4, producing the protein MSHPSPTWSQREKAPCSGLLATLLPASFSDSDSGCALEDYSGGPITEILPAEVSPNFGCHSSSDAVPAAIQNQLRIKTLLQQLPPQDCDERYCPSIGEEEREHLRTFATWRRQESLGQGVTCLVPPTAHGCFCKMCDKRMIRGEQSVFAPKLGDQCYWHPACFVCHTCHHPLVDLIYFIRDRKIYCGRHHAEFFHPRCASCDQLIFTPECMEAEGMCWHQEHFCCLECDLPLGAQRYVMKGGQPCCCACFENLYADVCQACGEIIGVDSEQTTLQGQHWHAKGTCFCCSLCQKALQGQLVTTCKGLLFCSEACSLEKESVLSSTGSDSSDSAFISVPSPNSTPISRTRNSSPGYFSPAARPDADVETLQTSGSSSLCPEFMSQEEAGAILRNRTISQQPDELELLADSPQVEGGNSSPSRLELAQSTVSFKNVILGSTLTLTPQQQAGGDHFRSSISVASHVSVLIRDFSQRPHKDSMGEQEAVVEQADTWCPTCSSSSESDSEPEGFFFGKPIPKPGVRHIALPDMEQETLAKGIGWAARARASSKHCSIS; encoded by the exons ATGTCCCATCCAAGCCCAACTTGGTCCCAGAGAGAGAAGGCTCCATGCAGTGGACTATTAGCCACCCTACTACCTGCTTCGTTTTCAGACAGTGATTCTGGCTGCGCCCTGGAAGATTATTCTGGAGGACCAATAACAGAAATTCTCCCAGCAGAG GTGTCACCAAACTTTGGCTGCCACTCATCATCTGATGCTGTCCCTGCTGCCATTCAGAACCAGCTCCGCATCAAAACTCTACTCCAACAGCTGCCCCCACAAGACTGCGAT GAGAGATATTGCCCATCCATtggagaagaggagagggagCACCTACGGACGTTTGCTACATGGCGACGGCAGGAATCACTGGGACAAGGAGTCACTTGCCTGGTGCCTCCCACAGCTCATGGGTGCTTTTGTAAAATG TGTGATAAGAGGATGATAAGAGGTGAACAGAGTGTATTTGCACCTAAGCTGGGAGATCAGTGTTACTGGCATCCTGCCTGTTTTGTATGTCACACCTGCCACCATCCCCTCGTAGATCTCATCTACTTCATTCGGGATAGGAAGATCTATTGTGGTCGACACCATGCAGAATTCTTCCACCCACGCTGTGCTTCATGTGATCAA CTGATCTTCACGCCAGAGTGTATGGAGGCAGAAGGCATGTGCTGGCATCAAGAACACTTCTGCTGCCTTGAGTGTGACTTGCCTTTGGGAGCACAGCGCTATGTCATGAAGGGTGGCCAGCCATGCTGCTGTGCCTGCTTTGAGAATCTTTATGCAGATGTCTGTCAAGCTTGTGGAGAGATTATTG GTGTTGACAGTGAGCAAACCACCCTCCAAGGTCAACACTGGCATGCCAAAGGCACCTGCTTCTGCTGTAGTCTTTGCCAAAAAGCACTGCAAGGCCAGCTGGTCACCACTTGCAAAGGGCTCCTCTTCTGCTCTGAGGCCTGCAGCTTGGAGAAGGAATCGGTCTTGTCTTCCACTGGCTCAGATTCCTCAGACTCTGCTTTCATCTCTGTTCCATCCCCTAACTCAACACCTATCTCCAGAACTAGAAACAGCAGCCCAGGCTATTTTTCTCCAGCTGCAAGACCTGATGCAGATG TGGAAACGCTTCAGACATCTGGCAGTTCATCATTGTGTCCTGAGTTCATGAGCCAGGAAGAAGCAGGCGCTATTCTCAGAAACAGAACAATCTCTCAACAGCCTGATGAACTTGAACTACTGGCTGATTCTCCTCAAGTGGAGGGGGGAAACTCAAGCCCCTCTAGGCTAGAATTAGCTCAGAGTACTGTCAGTTTTAAGAACGTAATCCTAGGGTCCACTCTCACACTAACACCTCAGCAACAAGCTGGAGGTGATCACTTTAGAAGCAGTATCTCTGTAGCGTCACATGTGTCAGTGTTGATCAGGGACTTCTCACAGAGACCGCACAAAGACAGCATGGGTGAGCAGGAAGCTGTGGTGGAACAAGCTGACACTTGGTGCCCTACTTGCTCATCTTCTTCAGAGTCTGACTCTGAGCCAGAAGGCTTCTTCTTTGGAAAGCCCATCCCAAAGCCTGGGGTCAGACACATTGCTCTCCCTGATATGGAGCAGGAGACACTTGCCAAAGGAATAGGGTGGGCAGCCAGAGCACGGGCAAGCAGCAAACACTGCAGTATATCCTAG